The sequence GAAGCCGGACTCCCGCACGTCAAGATGACCAAAATGCTAACTTCACCCTCGCCCGCATGAAGCGCTTCGCAGTCTGGCGCGATCGCCTGAGTCGTTCGCCGATCGCTGTTTTAACCGGACTGTGGCTGCTAACCACAGTGGTAGACGGTCTGTGGTGGTGGCGCGATCGCCGGCCGCCGGCCTGGGATCAAGCGGATTATCTCAATGGCGTGGTGGCCTACTGGCACGCCCTGCAAGCGCCGCACTGGTTCCAGCCGGACTGGTGGGCGCAGTTCTGGCAGCTGACGACGAAGATTCCGCCGCTGACCTACATCATTGCCGCACTGCCCTTCGATCGCCTCGGGCAAACTGCAGACGCTGCCACCGCCGTACTGACGCTCTTCAACGGGCTGCTGCTGATAGCGGTATACGGCGTGGGCGTGCAACTGTTCGGTCCGCGCACTGGCTTGTGGGCAGCAGGGATCTGCACCTTGCTACCTGGGTTGTATCGCTATCGCACGGAATTCTTGCTCGACGTGCCGGTGGCAGCCGCTGTGGCGTTGGGGCTCTGGCTGCTGACGGCCTGGCGCGTGCGATCGCAACCCGGGACGATTGCCAGCGCGCGCTCCATTCGCCCCGCACTCGCCTGGTGGCTGGCGCTCGCGTTGGGATTGGCGTTGGGGTCCGCAATCTTAATCAAGCAAACGGTGTTGTTGTTTCTGTGCGTGCCGATCGCGTGGCTGTTGGTAGCATCGCTGTGGCAACGACAGTGGCAGCGCGTCGGGCAACTGGTGTTGGGAGCGATCGTGGCAGTGGCGATCGCTTATCCGTGGTACCGCACGAACTGGCTGCTGGTGCTGACCGGCAGCAAGCGCGCGACCCTAGATGCGGCGATTGCGGAGGGCGATCCGGCCCTGACCAGTCCGGAAGCCTGGCTGTATTACTTGCAAGTGCTGCCGTTGTTGCTTTCGGTGCCGCTGATCGTCGTCCCCCTGGCCGGGTGGCTGCGCGCGCTCTGGCGCGATCGGGCCAAACCGGCAGGGTCCCCACATATAGCCGCGGCCTGGCGGTGGCTGGCGGTGTTACTCGTTGGCGGCTACCTGCTCTGCTCGCTCAACGTCAACAAGGACGCCCGCTACATCTTGCCATTGCTGCCGGTACTATCGATCGTACTGGCGCGGGGACTGCTGCACTGGGGCTGGCGCGTGCGCTGGAGCGCGATCGCACTGTCAGCGCTGCTGATGGTATTGAACCTGTTTCCCCTCAACATCCCTTTCGGGGACGCGCTCGTCCAACACCTGAGCCCGCACGTCCGACACCATCCCGACCGCGCGTCCTACCCGCATCGCGAGATGGTTGATGCAATTGTGGCAAAGACGCCTTACCTGCAAGCAACTTTGGGCGTGTTGCCCTCAACCCCCCAGATCAATCAGCACAATGTTTCGTTCTACGGAGGGCTGGCAGATTATCGGGTTTACGGGCGTCAAGTGGGCATCCGCGAGCGTGAAGTCGAGCAGGACGCGCGATCGCTCGACTGGTTTCTAACGAAAACCGGCGATCCGGGATCGGTCCCTGCCGCTCGGGCTTTGATATCGCAGCTCGTCACCACCAGCAGTGACTTTGAGACGATCCGCACGTGGGTGTTGCCTGACGGCAGTTCCTTGCACTTGCACCACCGCCGCCTCCCGTCCGCCACCGTCAAGGCCCTTGCCCCGCCGGACGGCCGAGTGCTAACACCAACTCCCGCCGAGCCCGGAACGCGATCGAGCAAACCCATTAAGGAAAAGGCTGCCGTCCCACCTGGCGATCGCCTGCGTTTGGCGCGCGTTGAGTTACCCGAACGCCTGCCGCCCGGCACGCCCGCGCCGGTTGTCTATGAATGGCGAGGCTCCTGGGATGCTTTGCACGACAACATTATCTTGGTGAGCTGGCATCGGGTGGGGAGCGATCCGTTGAGTTGCCCGCAATCGCAATGCTGGGTTCACGACCGCGCGATCGCTGGCGGCTTCTTACACGCGGGGTCCGAGATACCGTCGGGTTTTTGGGAAGTGCGAGATCGCACAGCCATGTTGCCGCCGGCCGACCTCATACCTGGCGAGTACGTCCTTGCGGCATTTGCCTGCAATCGCGTTACGAGCGAACTCGCCCCACTCCCGGTTCCACCGGCTGTTGTCACGATCGCGCCCGATACGGCTCCCGTGCCGGCTCCAGAACTGGATTTACCGACGCAGTTTCGCGAGCTGGCGCTATTGCTCCCGGCCGGCGAACCGGCGCTCGAGCGCGTCTTTACCGAAATCGCTCGCCTCAACCAATACGACCCAACTCAGGATTATCTCCAGCAAACTGCCCTCGCCCTCACCCAGCGCCTACAAGCCGATCCGCAGCGACGCGATCGCGCCTATGCCCTAGGATTAGCCCGAGCCTTACAACAAAATCCCCGGGATGCGATCGCGGCCTTCGAACGCGTCACAGGCCTGGACTCGCAAAATCCCTACGCCTTTGTCTACCTGGCAGCAGTC comes from Rubidibacter lacunae KORDI 51-2 and encodes:
- a CDS encoding phospholipid carrier-dependent glycosyltransferase, producing the protein MKRFAVWRDRLSRSPIAVLTGLWLLTTVVDGLWWWRDRRPPAWDQADYLNGVVAYWHALQAPHWFQPDWWAQFWQLTTKIPPLTYIIAALPFDRLGQTADAATAVLTLFNGLLLIAVYGVGVQLFGPRTGLWAAGICTLLPGLYRYRTEFLLDVPVAAAVALGLWLLTAWRVRSQPGTIASARSIRPALAWWLALALGLALGSAILIKQTVLLFLCVPIAWLLVASLWQRQWQRVGQLVLGAIVAVAIAYPWYRTNWLLVLTGSKRATLDAAIAEGDPALTSPEAWLYYLQVLPLLLSVPLIVVPLAGWLRALWRDRAKPAGSPHIAAAWRWLAVLLVGGYLLCSLNVNKDARYILPLLPVLSIVLARGLLHWGWRVRWSAIALSALLMVLNLFPLNIPFGDALVQHLSPHVRHHPDRASYPHREMVDAIVAKTPYLQATLGVLPSTPQINQHNVSFYGGLADYRVYGRQVGIREREVEQDARSLDWFLTKTGDPGSVPAARALISQLVTTSSDFETIRTWVLPDGSSLHLHHRRLPSATVKALAPPDGRVLTPTPAEPGTRSSKPIKEKAAVPPGDRLRLARVELPERLPPGTPAPVVYEWRGSWDALHDNIILVSWHRVGSDPLSCPQSQCWVHDRAIAGGFLHAGSEIPSGFWEVRDRTAMLPPADLIPGEYVLAAFACNRVTSELAPLPVPPAVVTIAPDTAPVPAPELDLPTQFRELALLLPAGEPALERVFTEIARLNQYDPTQDYLQQTALALTQRLQADPQRRDRAYALGLARALQQNPRDAIAAFERVTGLDSQNPYAFVYLAAVNLYDWRTGAARHAISRGLELAPDLPLLHALNAVAALMRGNLLGAWQSGDRYLTVSATHLPARSLARADTPINEQSRGVLHSEGNAGVEPSLSYAPNPARAHTSGLPQSNFPAPASF